A region of Desulfolithobacter dissulfuricans DNA encodes the following proteins:
- a CDS encoding NADH-quinone oxidoreductase subunit N, protein MFNGILPEIVISTAAIFFFISSLLDRKNLQRWAMGFGGVAVLASLIGLKHKYIFFHGAFTVDGFSRFFSLLICVAYLLACVIGGRLRQTDDQKTGEFYFFISISTLGLLLVTGATELLTLFIGLEISSYPLFIVASYRKGLGYQFESVAKYMIFGAVSTAFMLYGITYLYGAFGSTFLADIIPAIPTHLHDPMAVLGVILFMAGLLYKLSAFPFHFWAPDVYAGSAAEVVAYIAALPKLAAVALLVRVVSLFMDMEGLTPVLTILAILSMTMGNLMALTQTELKRLLAYSAVSHAGYILLGLLAPADGGLTASLFYGTVYTFMTLAAFLVAIQVAGDEHDIPLDNLAGLWHRSPVLAIMLVITFISLAGLPPTAGFTGKLLLLTAVWKAGYFWPVFAAVINTLIGMFYYLKVIKISLVSSTDPVPLAPPSHIRSLALALALLLLFLGLLPGGVLELAEAAIGSL, encoded by the coding sequence ATGTTCAACGGTATCCTGCCAGAAATCGTTATCAGCACCGCGGCGATTTTCTTCTTCATCAGCTCGCTCCTTGACCGCAAAAATCTGCAACGCTGGGCCATGGGCTTCGGCGGGGTCGCCGTGCTCGCCTCCCTGATCGGCCTGAAGCACAAGTACATCTTCTTCCACGGTGCCTTTACCGTGGACGGGTTCAGCCGTTTCTTCAGCCTGCTCATCTGCGTGGCCTACCTCCTGGCCTGCGTCATCGGCGGCCGCCTCCGCCAGACCGACGACCAGAAGACCGGTGAATTCTACTTCTTCATCTCGATCTCGACCCTGGGGTTGCTGCTGGTTACCGGGGCCACCGAGCTGCTGACGCTGTTCATCGGCCTGGAAATCTCCTCCTACCCCCTGTTCATCGTCGCCTCCTACCGCAAGGGACTGGGCTATCAGTTCGAATCCGTGGCCAAGTACATGATATTCGGCGCCGTGTCCACCGCCTTCATGCTCTACGGGATCACCTATCTGTACGGTGCCTTCGGTTCCACCTTTCTCGCCGACATCATTCCGGCCATCCCCACGCACCTGCACGATCCCATGGCTGTGCTCGGGGTGATTCTGTTCATGGCCGGGCTGTTATACAAACTTTCGGCCTTCCCCTTCCATTTCTGGGCCCCGGATGTGTACGCCGGCAGCGCGGCCGAGGTGGTGGCCTACATCGCCGCCCTGCCCAAGCTGGCCGCCGTGGCCCTGCTGGTCCGGGTGGTCTCCCTGTTCATGGACATGGAAGGACTGACTCCGGTCCTGACCATTCTGGCCATCCTTTCCATGACCATGGGCAACCTCATGGCCCTGACCCAGACAGAGCTCAAGCGGCTGCTGGCCTACTCGGCGGTCTCCCACGCCGGTTACATCCTGCTTGGCCTGCTGGCCCCGGCCGACGGTGGGCTCACCGCCTCGCTCTTCTACGGCACGGTCTACACCTTCATGACCCTGGCCGCCTTCCTGGTGGCCATACAGGTGGCCGGTGACGAACACGACATCCCGCTGGACAACCTGGCCGGGCTCTGGCACCGCTCCCCGGTCCTGGCCATCATGCTGGTCATCACCTTCATCTCCCTGGCCGGCCTGCCGCCCACGGCCGGATTCACCGGCAAGCTGCTGCTGCTCACCGCGGTGTGGAAGGCTGGCTATTTCTGGCCGGTTTTCGCCGCAGTGATCAATACCCTGATCGGGATGTTCTATTACCTCAAAGTTATCAAGATCAGCCTGGTGAGCAGCACGGACCCGGTCCCCCTGGCCCCCCCGTCCCACATCCGGTCCCTGGCCCTGGCCCTGGCCCTGCTGCTGCTCTTTCTCGGCCTGTTGCCCGGCGGAGTGCTGGAGCTTGCCGAGGCGGCCATCGGCAGTCTTTAG
- a CDS encoding complex I subunit 4 family protein → MSPLAILHPSPLDGPYLSLIIFLPIIGAFLLFLIRSDEMSRWLALIILSLTFLVSLPLYSAFQPELPGFQFVENHVWIRQLGLSYLLGVDGISLPLVLLTTFLGPSTVLCSWRYINKRVREFMACLLLTQGILTGVFVALDLVLFYFFWEAMLIPMFLIIAIWGGPRRMYAAIKFVLYTLGGSIFLLLAIVGLYIHGGTFSYPALLGLDLAPRWEFWLFLAFLVGFAVKIPMVPLHTWLPAAHVEAPTAGSVILASVLLKMGTYGLLRFNLTLTPAASVSLAPVLIVLSVAAILYGGLLSLAQQDIKKLIAYSSVAHMGFVTLGIGVLNMQGFQGAMLQMLNHGLTTGGLFLLVGMLYERTHSRELADNAGLARLMPGFVFFLGLFSLSSLAFPGTASFVGEFLCLSGAFSHSLRLGAWVIPGALLAAAYMFRMFIKLTWGRGGDPALARDIGLRELASLLPLAILVIVFGLYPAPLLKIMNPALESISARLHGQTVMDLSAFIGQALPPGFLN, encoded by the coding sequence ATGAGTCCACTTGCCATACTCCACCCCTCACCCCTGGATGGTCCCTACCTGAGCCTGATCATCTTTCTGCCCATCATCGGCGCCTTCCTGCTTTTTCTCATCAGGAGCGACGAGATGAGCCGCTGGCTGGCCCTGATCATCCTTAGCCTGACCTTCCTGGTCTCCCTGCCGCTCTATTCAGCCTTCCAGCCGGAGCTGCCGGGATTCCAGTTTGTCGAAAACCATGTCTGGATCAGGCAACTTGGCCTGAGCTACCTCCTGGGGGTCGACGGAATCAGCCTGCCGCTGGTCCTGCTGACCACCTTCCTCGGCCCGTCCACCGTGCTCTGTTCCTGGCGCTACATCAACAAAAGGGTGCGGGAATTCATGGCCTGCCTGCTTCTGACCCAGGGTATCCTCACCGGGGTGTTCGTGGCGCTCGACCTGGTGCTGTTCTACTTCTTCTGGGAGGCCATGCTGATCCCCATGTTCCTTATCATCGCCATCTGGGGTGGCCCCCGGAGGATGTACGCGGCCATCAAATTCGTTCTCTACACCCTGGGCGGCTCGATCTTCCTCCTCCTGGCCATTGTCGGGCTCTACATCCATGGCGGTACCTTCAGCTACCCGGCCCTGCTCGGTCTCGACTTGGCGCCCCGCTGGGAGTTCTGGCTCTTTCTCGCATTCCTGGTTGGCTTCGCGGTCAAAATTCCCATGGTGCCGCTGCACACCTGGCTGCCCGCAGCCCACGTGGAGGCGCCCACCGCCGGCTCGGTGATCCTGGCCAGCGTACTCCTGAAGATGGGGACCTACGGACTACTGCGCTTCAACCTGACCCTGACCCCGGCCGCCAGCGTCAGCCTGGCACCGGTGCTGATCGTGCTCTCGGTGGCGGCCATCCTCTACGGCGGCCTGCTCTCCCTGGCCCAGCAGGACATCAAGAAGCTGATCGCCTACTCGTCGGTGGCCCACATGGGATTTGTCACCCTGGGAATCGGGGTCCTCAACATGCAGGGCTTCCAGGGCGCCATGCTGCAGATGCTCAACCACGGCCTGACCACCGGCGGCCTCTTTCTCCTGGTCGGGATGCTTTACGAACGGACCCACTCCCGGGAGCTTGCCGACAACGCCGGCCTGGCCAGGCTGATGCCCGGGTTTGTCTTTTTCCTGGGCCTGTTTTCCCTCTCGTCGCTGGCCTTTCCCGGCACGGCCAGCTTTGTGGGCGAGTTTCTCTGCTTAAGCGGCGCCTTCAGCCACAGCCTGCGCCTCGGGGCCTGGGTCATCCCCGGGGCGCTGCTGGCCGCGGCCTACATGTTCAGGATGTTCATCAAACTGACCTGGGGGCGAGGGGGCGATCCGGCCCTGGCCCGGGACATCGGGTTGAGGGAGTTGGCCAGCCTGCTGCCCCTGGCCATTCTCGTCATTGTATTCGGCCTGTATCCCGCCCCCCTGCTGAAAATCATGAACCCGGCCCTGGAGTCCATCAGCGCCAGGCTCCATGGGCAGACGGTGATGGACCTTTCGGCCTTCATCGGCCAGGCTCTGCCCCCGGGGTTTCTGAACTGA
- a CDS encoding Na(+)/H(+) antiporter subunit D, with protein sequence MGDSFFIHPALFFFLGLPAVPLSRGIWRQCLLILVPLLALTMVSTLSPGLYGQFEIHGLTLTFGRVDKLALVFANVFTLMALIGAVYGLHMEDPWQQVAAMGYVGSALGCVFAGDYLTLFLFWEGLMVFSAALIFLRRTDRAIAAGYRYVLVHVFGGLMLLGGILLQYHQSGSIAFTGIDPASAGTAQYLILAGFLLNAAVPPLHAWLPDAYGSATVVGSVFMCAYTTKTAVYALIRSFAGFEILIVLGVVMALYGVVYAVLENDARRLLSYHIISQVGYMVAGVGIGTELALNGACAHAYAHILYKGLLFMGVGGVLQVTGRSRFSELGGLWKYMPWTFVFTLVGGLSISAFPLFSGFVSKSMVISGAWESHLQWAALGLTLASAGTFLHTGLKVPYFIWFWRDEPPFDPPRREAPLNMLIAMGLAAYYCILIGINPEGLYRLLPFEVPYHPYTAAHVMASLQILLFTMLGFFLLIKKLYPEPKVGLDLDWFYRRGAVLFLAFCRKVLRMVDEQVIKNLHKTVVLPLLRTLAALSAWTDQRVVDGFVDGSAESVLRFSERMRFFMQPGILSRYVARTLTVLAAIILLALYIR encoded by the coding sequence ATGGGTGACAGCTTCTTTATCCATCCGGCGCTCTTCTTTTTCCTCGGACTCCCGGCGGTGCCGCTGTCCCGGGGAATCTGGCGACAGTGCCTGCTGATCCTTGTGCCACTGCTGGCCCTGACCATGGTCTCCACCCTGAGCCCGGGCCTGTATGGCCAGTTCGAGATCCACGGCCTGACACTCACCTTTGGCCGGGTAGACAAACTGGCCCTGGTCTTTGCCAATGTCTTCACCCTCATGGCGCTCATCGGCGCAGTCTACGGTCTACACATGGAGGATCCGTGGCAGCAGGTGGCGGCCATGGGCTACGTGGGCTCGGCGCTTGGCTGTGTCTTTGCCGGTGACTACCTGACCCTGTTTCTCTTCTGGGAAGGGCTGATGGTCTTTTCCGCCGCCCTCATCTTTCTCCGCCGGACCGACCGGGCGATCGCGGCCGGATACCGCTACGTACTGGTCCACGTGTTCGGTGGTCTGATGCTGCTGGGAGGGATCCTGCTCCAGTACCACCAGAGCGGCTCCATCGCTTTTACCGGTATCGATCCGGCCTCCGCAGGTACGGCCCAGTACCTGATCCTGGCCGGATTCCTTCTCAACGCCGCCGTGCCGCCCCTGCACGCCTGGCTGCCCGATGCCTACGGCAGCGCCACAGTGGTCGGCTCGGTGTTCATGTGCGCCTATACCACCAAAACCGCGGTCTACGCCCTGATCCGCTCCTTTGCCGGCTTCGAGATCCTCATCGTCCTCGGTGTGGTCATGGCCCTTTACGGTGTGGTCTACGCTGTGCTGGAAAACGACGCCCGCCGCCTGCTCTCCTACCACATCATCAGCCAGGTGGGCTACATGGTCGCCGGGGTGGGAATCGGCACCGAGCTGGCCCTGAACGGGGCCTGCGCCCATGCCTATGCCCACATCCTCTACAAGGGACTGCTCTTCATGGGCGTGGGCGGAGTGCTTCAGGTTACAGGCCGGAGCCGGTTTTCCGAGCTCGGCGGCCTGTGGAAGTACATGCCCTGGACCTTTGTCTTCACCCTGGTCGGTGGGTTGTCCATCTCCGCCTTTCCGCTCTTTTCCGGCTTTGTCTCCAAGTCCATGGTCATATCAGGGGCCTGGGAGAGCCATCTCCAGTGGGCCGCCCTGGGCCTGACCCTGGCCTCGGCCGGTACCTTTCTCCACACCGGCCTCAAGGTCCCCTACTTCATCTGGTTCTGGCGCGACGAGCCGCCCTTTGACCCGCCCCGGCGGGAGGCGCCCCTCAACATGCTCATCGCCATGGGTCTGGCTGCCTACTACTGCATCCTGATAGGTATCAACCCCGAAGGACTCTACCGTCTGCTGCCCTTCGAGGTTCCCTACCATCCCTACACCGCGGCCCATGTCATGGCCTCGCTCCAGATCCTGCTCTTCACCATGCTGGGCTTCTTCCTGCTGATAAAAAAGCTCTACCCCGAGCCCAAAGTGGGGTTGGATCTGGACTGGTTCTACCGCAGGGGCGCAGTTCTGTTCCTGGCCTTCTGCCGCAAAGTGCTGCGCATGGTGGACGAACAGGTGATCAAGAATCTGCACAAGACTGTGGTCCTGCCCCTGCTCCGGACCCTGGCCGCCTTATCGGCCTGGACAGATCAGCGAGTCGTCGACGGCTTTGTCGACGGCTCGGCCGAATCCGTGCTCCGCTTCAGCGAGCGGATGCGCTTTTTCATGCAGCCCGGAATACTGTCACGTTACGTGGCCAGAACCCTGACCGTGCTGGCCGCCATCATCCTGCTGGCCCTCTACATCCGCTAA
- a CDS encoding monovalent cation/H+ antiporter subunit D family protein, producing the protein MAEQTTFSILPVLIVAVSLVGAGLIMRFRHDPNRRETVSVVTGVLKFALVMAMLPPILRGEVLRCHLVEILPGFSLVFRVDGFSMVFASISSFLWILTSFYSIGYMRGLNEHAQTRYYTCFALTLSAALGVAMSGSLFTMYLFYELVSIFTYPLVMHHEDHEARWGANKYLVYLMGTGKLFFLTALVLTYVLAGNLDFGPDAILPADADPTLLVVLFILFVAGIAKSGLIPLHSWLPSAMVAPTPVSALLHAVAVVKVGVFCIARVIYNVYGPELMQQLGLVMPTAFFMSATILLASMIALTHDNLKARLAYSTVSQLAYITLGFALVSVSSMTGGMIHIANHAFSKITLFYCAGAIFVASGKKYISELSGIGYRMPITMTAFAIGAFSMIGVPGTAGFVTKWFLGLGCLDNNSMLLLVFILTSSLLNAGYFLPIIYRAFFMRPSTADKAGLQEAPAFMVIPLSITAGLTILFGLFPQPFLQLIGEVLS; encoded by the coding sequence ATGGCTGAACAAACGACCTTTTCCATCCTGCCTGTCCTGATTGTCGCCGTGTCGCTGGTCGGCGCCGGGCTGATCATGCGGTTTCGTCACGATCCCAACCGCCGGGAGACCGTCTCCGTGGTCACCGGGGTGCTCAAGTTTGCCCTGGTCATGGCCATGCTGCCGCCCATCCTCCGGGGCGAGGTGCTCCGCTGCCACCTGGTGGAGATCCTGCCTGGTTTCTCCCTGGTCTTCCGGGTGGACGGCTTTTCCATGGTCTTTGCCTCTATCTCGTCCTTTCTCTGGATCCTGACCTCATTCTATTCGATTGGCTACATGCGCGGCCTCAACGAGCACGCCCAGACGAGATACTACACCTGCTTCGCCCTTACCCTGTCCGCAGCTCTCGGCGTGGCCATGTCCGGGTCGCTGTTCACCATGTACCTGTTCTACGAACTGGTCTCCATCTTCACCTATCCCCTGGTCATGCACCACGAAGACCATGAGGCCCGCTGGGGCGCCAACAAGTATCTGGTCTACCTGATGGGTACCGGCAAGCTGTTCTTCCTCACCGCCCTGGTCCTGACCTATGTCCTGGCCGGTAACCTGGATTTCGGACCCGACGCCATCCTGCCAGCCGACGCCGACCCGACCCTGCTTGTCGTGCTCTTTATCCTTTTTGTCGCCGGCATCGCCAAATCGGGCCTTATCCCGCTCCACTCCTGGCTTCCTTCGGCCATGGTGGCCCCGACTCCGGTCTCGGCTCTGCTCCACGCGGTGGCCGTGGTCAAGGTCGGTGTCTTCTGCATCGCCCGGGTGATCTACAACGTCTACGGTCCGGAGCTGATGCAGCAGCTGGGCCTGGTCATGCCCACTGCCTTTTTCATGTCCGCCACCATTCTCCTGGCCTCGATGATCGCCCTGACCCATGACAATCTCAAGGCCCGCCTGGCCTATTCCACGGTCAGCCAGCTGGCCTACATTACCCTTGGGTTCGCCCTGGTCTCGGTCAGCTCCATGACCGGCGGCATGATCCATATCGCCAATCACGCCTTTTCCAAGATCACCCTGTTCTACTGCGCCGGGGCTATCTTCGTCGCCAGCGGCAAGAAATACATCTCCGAGCTCTCGGGGATCGGATACCGGATGCCGATCACCATGACCGCCTTTGCCATCGGCGCCTTTTCCATGATCGGCGTACCAGGTACCGCAGGGTTCGTCACCAAATGGTTCCTGGGGCTTGGCTGCCTGGACAACAACTCCATGCTTCTGCTGGTCTTCATCCTCACCAGTTCCCTGCTCAACGCCGGTTATTTTCTGCCGATCATTTATCGGGCCTTTTTCATGCGGCCGTCCACGGCCGACAAGGCGGGACTGCAGGAGGCCCCGGCTTTCATGGTCATCCCTCTGTCTATCACCGCCGGACTTACCATTCTGTTCGGCCTGTTTCCGCAACCGTTCCTGCAGCTCATCGGGGAGGTTCTCTCATGA
- the nuoK gene encoding NADH-quinone oxidoreductase subunit NuoK, with protein sequence MEFLTTLPNNLLVYVIVAHALFAIGLYGMLFRRSLIGFLISLELLLQGVGINIMAFGTYLVPDPMQARITTLFIIGIAAAEAAVFLGIAVAVFRNYQTIAVDKLIKLKG encoded by the coding sequence ATGGAATTTCTCACCACCCTGCCCAACAACCTGCTGGTCTACGTGATCGTGGCCCATGCCCTGTTCGCCATCGGCCTCTACGGCATGCTCTTCCGCCGCTCGCTGATCGGCTTCCTCATCTCCCTGGAACTCCTGCTCCAGGGTGTGGGGATCAACATCATGGCCTTTGGCACCTACCTGGTCCCCGACCCCATGCAGGCCCGGATCACCACGCTTTTCATCATCGGCATCGCCGCCGCCGAGGCCGCGGTCTTCCTCGGTATCGCCGTGGCGGTTTTCCGCAACTACCAGACCATCGCGGTGGACAAACTGATCAAGCTCAAGGGGTGA
- a CDS encoding NADH-quinone oxidoreductase subunit J family protein, with protein sequence MIDSFIYTVYYLSFGMILLLVIGGALLAVTARNLIYCFFGLVGTLLGVAGLYYNLGSPLLAVMQVMIYIGAVCVAIAFGLSLTRKKGEEGVKPLDIKAAIPVVLVVTMLSATLKSLSGREIVASAHKIDESRIGWMLLKEYLLPFELISILLTVAVIGAITIALINRRI encoded by the coding sequence ATGATCGACAGTTTCATCTACACCGTCTATTACCTCTCGTTCGGCATGATACTGCTGCTGGTCATCGGCGGCGCCCTCCTGGCGGTCACGGCCAGAAACCTGATCTACTGTTTCTTCGGCCTGGTCGGCACCCTGCTCGGGGTGGCCGGGCTCTACTACAACCTGGGCAGCCCCCTGCTGGCCGTCATGCAGGTCATGATCTATATCGGCGCGGTTTGCGTGGCCATCGCCTTCGGGCTGTCGCTGACCCGCAAGAAGGGCGAGGAAGGGGTGAAGCCGCTGGACATCAAGGCCGCCATCCCGGTGGTTCTGGTGGTGACAATGCTCAGCGCCACCCTGAAAAGCCTGTCCGGACGGGAGATCGTCGCCTCGGCCCACAAGATAGACGAGAGCCGCATCGGCTGGATGCTGCTCAAAGAGTACCTGCTGCCCTTCGAGCTGATCTCCATCCTGCTCACCGTGGCCGTCATCGGCGCGATCACCATTGCCCTGATCAACCGGAGGATCTGA
- a CDS encoding 4Fe-4S binding protein yields the protein MMECCYVKDIVKGFFSLLVGMRVTIQNMVTTPHTVQWPRETAPLPPRFRGHISMIPDERTRYPKCFACGTCARNCPSGCITVSGRKPEGAKKKVADRFLLDFTKCSLCGLCVESCPVEALEFSRDYSLADYTDREYREMDLLSDLISPFYS from the coding sequence ATGATGGAATGCTGCTACGTAAAGGACATCGTCAAAGGTTTCTTCAGCCTGCTCGTCGGCATGCGGGTGACCATCCAGAACATGGTCACCACCCCGCACACCGTACAGTGGCCCCGGGAAACGGCCCCGCTGCCACCGCGTTTCCGCGGCCACATCTCCATGATCCCGGACGAGCGGACCCGTTACCCCAAGTGTTTCGCCTGCGGTACCTGCGCCCGCAACTGCCCGTCCGGCTGCATCACGGTGAGCGGCCGCAAACCCGAGGGGGCGAAGAAGAAGGTTGCCGACCGCTTTCTGCTCGACTTCACCAAGTGCAGCCTGTGTGGCCTCTGCGTGGAGAGCTGCCCGGTGGAGGCGCTGGAATTTTCCCGCGACTACTCCCTGGCCGACTATACCGACCGGGAGTACCGGGAGATGGACCTGCTTTCGGACCTGATCTCGCCCTTCTACTCCTGA
- the nuoH gene encoding NADH-quinone oxidoreductase subunit NuoH, whose amino-acid sequence MNISLGTILCYLLGISAIVGLNAVILVWLERKVAGHMQFRYGPMEVGPHGVLQTLADGIKLVSKQFLVPAEADKPLFLLAPVVSLVPIFVAMIPLPLGETVQAWELNIGLLLVIALGLLNTLGILLAGWGSNNKYALLGGTRAVAQILAYKIPLLLCILTIIMMAGSFSLREIAQAQKNGWYILYQPLLFIIYIVTITLETNRSPFDFSEAESELVAGFHTEYSAMGFSLFFLAEYSYMFIAAALASILFLGGWQGPLLPGPVWSLIKLYGIIFVLMWFRWTFPRLRIDQMLSFGWKILLPLTLINFLVTAGVLAL is encoded by the coding sequence ATGAACATTTCCCTTGGTACGATTCTCTGTTACCTGCTGGGCATAAGCGCCATTGTCGGCCTGAACGCGGTGATCCTGGTCTGGCTGGAGCGTAAGGTCGCCGGCCACATGCAATTCCGCTATGGGCCCATGGAAGTGGGGCCCCACGGTGTGCTCCAGACCCTGGCCGACGGCATCAAGCTGGTCTCCAAGCAGTTCCTTGTCCCGGCCGAAGCTGACAAGCCGCTTTTCCTCCTGGCCCCGGTGGTCAGCCTGGTGCCCATCTTTGTCGCCATGATTCCTCTGCCGCTGGGCGAGACGGTCCAGGCCTGGGAGCTCAACATCGGCCTGCTGCTGGTTATCGCCCTTGGCCTGCTCAACACGCTCGGCATCCTGCTGGCCGGCTGGGGGTCCAACAACAAGTACGCCCTGCTCGGCGGAACCCGGGCCGTGGCCCAGATCCTGGCCTACAAGATCCCCCTGCTGCTCTGCATCCTGACCATCATCATGATGGCCGGCTCCTTCAGCCTGCGGGAGATTGCCCAGGCCCAGAAAAATGGCTGGTACATTCTTTACCAGCCCCTGCTCTTCATTATCTACATCGTCACCATCACCCTGGAGACCAACCGCAGCCCGTTCGATTTTTCCGAGGCCGAAAGTGAACTGGTTGCCGGTTTTCACACCGAGTACTCGGCCATGGGTTTTTCTCTCTTCTTTCTGGCTGAATACTCCTACATGTTCATTGCCGCCGCCCTGGCCTCCATACTCTTTCTCGGCGGCTGGCAGGGGCCGCTGCTGCCCGGCCCGGTCTGGTCGCTGATCAAGCTCTACGGGATCATCTTTGTCCTCATGTGGTTTCGCTGGACCTTCCCCAGGCTGCGCATCGACCAGATGCTCTCCTTTGGCTGGAAGATCCTGCTGCCCCTGACCCTGATCAACTTTCTCGTCACCGCAGGAGTGCTGGCCCTATGA
- a CDS encoding NADH-quinone oxidoreductase subunit D — translation MSAPPTYTLEKTDSDNFILNLGPQHPGTHGVLRVVLQMDGEYILRADPVLGYGHRMQEKIAENMTYLQALPYVCRMDYLGALSYNLAWVCAVEKLCGFEVPERAIHVRVIATELNRIASHLLWWGAYLLDLGAFTPFLQAFTDREQILDLLEYITGSRLTYCYFRFGGLGADVDDLFLARVEEFVTGFRSRLPRYHDLVTGNVIFHHRSRDVGVILPFDAAGYGITGPSLRASGYDFDVRKKEPYSGYDRFEFTVPVEQSGDCLARYNVRMAEMEQSLAIIEQAVSTIPDGPFRSKVPKQIKPPEGEVAMAVETPRGELVIYIVSDGTRKPYRVKFRVPSFSNLSIFSKLARGQLLADALAILGSLDMVIPEVDR, via the coding sequence ATGTCTGCACCACCCACATACACCCTGGAAAAGACCGACAGCGACAACTTCATTCTCAATCTGGGCCCTCAGCATCCTGGAACCCACGGGGTTCTGCGCGTGGTCCTGCAGATGGATGGCGAGTACATTCTGCGGGCCGACCCGGTGCTTGGCTACGGCCACCGGATGCAGGAAAAAATAGCTGAAAACATGACCTATCTCCAGGCCCTGCCCTATGTCTGCCGGATGGACTACCTGGGAGCCCTTTCCTATAATCTGGCCTGGGTCTGCGCGGTGGAGAAGCTCTGCGGCTTCGAGGTTCCGGAGCGGGCCATCCACGTACGGGTGATCGCCACCGAGCTCAACCGGATCGCCAGCCACCTGCTCTGGTGGGGGGCCTATCTCCTGGATCTCGGCGCCTTTACCCCGTTTCTCCAGGCCTTCACCGACCGGGAACAGATCCTCGACCTGCTGGAATACATCACCGGCTCCCGGCTCACCTACTGCTATTTTCGCTTCGGCGGTCTGGGGGCCGACGTGGACGACCTGTTCCTGGCCCGGGTCGAGGAATTCGTCACCGGATTCCGCAGCCGGCTGCCCCGCTACCACGACCTGGTCACCGGCAACGTGATCTTCCACCACCGCTCCAGGGACGTGGGCGTCATCCTCCCCTTTGACGCCGCCGGCTACGGCATCACCGGTCCCTCCCTGCGCGCCTCGGGCTATGACTTCGATGTCCGCAAGAAAGAACCCTACAGTGGCTATGACCGGTTCGAATTCACCGTGCCGGTGGAACAGTCCGGGGACTGCCTGGCCCGCTACAACGTCCGCATGGCAGAGATGGAACAGTCGCTGGCCATCATCGAACAGGCGGTGAGCACCATCCCCGACGGCCCCTTCCGTTCCAAGGTGCCCAAGCAGATCAAGCCGCCCGAGGGCGAAGTGGCCATGGCGGTGGAGACCCCGCGCGGCGAGCTGGTCATCTACATTGTCAGCGACGGAACCAGGAAACCCTACCGGGTCAAGTTCCGGGTGCCCTCGTTCTCCAATCTCTCCATCTTTTCCAAGCTGGCCCGGGGGCAGCTGCTGGCCGATGCCCTGGCCATCCTCGGCAGCCTGGACATGGTTATCCCGGAGGTGGACCGATGA
- a CDS encoding NADH-quinone oxidoreductase subunit C: MSNHLERALSQVGIEYRPTEFPSTGLHCSLVLEPEQLRPLATALVRSGFFIETITAVDRPGDNLMDGVYLFNHYDEPLRFLARIPVSRTRPRLPSIGRIFPGAVWHERETAEMFGIAFDDCPDTRNLLLPEDATFHPLRKDFTGTP; this comes from the coding sequence ATGAGCAATCACCTTGAACGCGCCCTGAGTCAGGTCGGCATAGAGTACCGGCCCACGGAATTTCCCTCCACCGGACTGCACTGTTCCCTGGTACTCGAGCCGGAGCAGCTCAGGCCCCTGGCCACGGCCCTGGTCCGGTCCGGGTTCTTCATCGAGACCATCACCGCTGTGGACCGGCCGGGGGACAACCTCATGGACGGGGTCTACCTGTTCAACCATTACGACGAGCCGCTGCGTTTCCTGGCCCGGATCCCGGTCTCCCGGACCCGTCCCCGTCTGCCCTCCATCGGCCGGATCTTCCCGGGCGCGGTCTGGCATGAGCGGGAAACCGCCGAGATGTTCGGCATCGCCTTCGACGACTGCCCGGACACCAGGAACCTGCTCCTGCCCGAGGACGCAACCTTTCATCCGCTGAGAAAAGACTTCACAGGGACCCCATGA
- a CDS encoding NADH-quinone oxidoreductase subunit B codes for MGTGSTLPPIVHFAVLEKIFDQARANSLWPLTFGLACCAIEMMSAAGPRFDLDRFGAGVFRATPRQADVMIVAGTVTAKMAPTVVRLYNQMPAPKWVIAMGNCAISGGPFKLDFNYNVVEGVANLIPVDVFVPGCPPRPEALIEAFLKLEEKLTGNRRFPDPPAIPREDAQ; via the coding sequence ATGGGAACGGGAAGCACTCTCCCTCCGATAGTTCATTTTGCCGTCCTTGAAAAAATCTTCGACCAGGCGCGGGCTAATTCCCTATGGCCGCTGACCTTCGGTCTGGCCTGCTGCGCCATTGAAATGATGTCCGCCGCCGGGCCGCGCTTCGACCTGGACCGGTTCGGGGCCGGAGTCTTCCGGGCCACGCCCCGCCAGGCCGACGTGATGATCGTCGCCGGCACGGTCACCGCCAAGATGGCCCCCACGGTGGTGCGGCTCTACAACCAGATGCCGGCTCCGAAATGGGTCATTGCCATGGGCAACTGCGCCATCTCCGGCGGCCCGTTCAAGCTGGACTTCAATTACAACGTGGTGGAAGGCGTGGCCAACCTGATCCCGGTGGATGTCTTTGTCCCCGGCTGCCCGCCCCGCCCCGAGGCCCTGATCGAGGCCTTTTTGAAACTGGAAGAAAAACTGACCGGAAACCGCCGGTTCCCCGATCCCCCAGCCATTCCCAGGGAGGACGCCCAATGA